One Zerene cesonia ecotype Mississippi chromosome 25, Zerene_cesonia_1.1, whole genome shotgun sequence DNA window includes the following coding sequences:
- the LOC119836752 gene encoding juvenile hormone epoxide hydrolase-like, producing the protein MAKMLFITLMVLIISGIVWYAAKVFMPQSPPQLDLEEWWGPKELKGKQDRSIRPFQVNFSSELVTDLRQRLKNHRPAVQPLEEVGFQYGFNSKALAPWIKYWAEEYPFEERQKFLNKYPQYKVNVQGLDIHFIRVKPEVSDKVSVVPLLLMHGWPGSVREFYEAIPLLTKQQDGYDFAFEVIVPSLPGYGFSDAAVRPGLGPAQIGVIFRNLMKQLGFKQFYIQGGDWGSGIAGAMTVLFPKEVLGYHSNMLFISNGYSQLRTILGAFIPSLIVEPHLAERMYPLSKFFAYLMEEFGYFHLQATKPDTVGVALSDSPTGLLAYILEKFSSWTKFENRASQDGGLSKFTREQLIDNLMMYWASNSVTTSMRLYSEAMSNKNRGLGLDKYTTTVPTWALQAKNELFYQPPNILRIKFTNLLGNTVLDDGGHFIAFELPEVFVKDVFMAVQKFRSWHGMKTEL; encoded by the exons ATGGCAAAAATGCTGTTTATAACGCTGATGGTGCTCATTATATCAGGCATAGTATGGTATGCCGCTAAAGTATTCATGCCTCAATCCCCGCCGCAACTGGACCTGGAGGAGTGGTGGGGGCCGAAGGAGTTAAAGGGGAAGCAGGATAGAAGCATTCGCCCCTTCCAAGTTAACTTCTCTTCTGAG CTAGTAACAGATCTAAGGCAACGATTAAAAAACCATAGACCAGCAGTCCAGCCACTAGAAGAAGTCGGTTTTCAATATGGATTCAACAGCAAAGCTTTAGCCCCTTGGATCAAATACTGGGCGGAGGAGTATCCATTTGAAGAGAGGCAGAAATTCCTGAACAAATACCCGCAATATAAGGTCAATGTGCAGGGACTGGATATACACTTCATTAGAGTTAAACCTGag GTCTCGGATAAGGTGTCTGTAGTACCACTGCTTCTGATGCATGGATGGCCAGGATCTGTAAGGGAGTTCTATGAAGCTATTCCCTTGTTAACCAAACAACAAGATGGCTATGACTTTGCATTTGAAGTTATTGTACCCAGTCTCCCGGGATATGGGTTTTCTGat GCCGCCGTCCGTCCAGGATTAGGACCAGCTCAGATTGGTGTCATCTTCCGAAACCTGATGAAGCAGCTCGGTTTCAAGCAGTTCTATATCCAGGGTGGGGATTGGGGCTCGGGCATCGCGGGAGCAATGACCGTACTCTTCCCTAAGGAAGTGCTGGGCTACCATTCCAATATGCTGTTCATTTCT AATGGCTATTCCCAACTGCGTACAATTTTGGGAGCATTCATCCCATCACTTATAGTCGAACCCCACCTAGCCGAGCGCATGTATCCGCTGTCTAAGTTCTTCGCATATTTAATGGAGGAATTCGGATATTTCCACTTGCAAGCCACAAAGCCTGATACTGTTG GCGTCGCTTTAAGCGACTCGCCAACTGGGTTGCTAGCGTACATTCTAGAAAAGTTTTCATCCTGGACGAAATTCGAAAACCGTGCCTCACAAGATGGCGGACTTAGCAAGTTCACAAGAGAACAGCTGATCGACAATCTGATGATGTATTGGGCTAGCAACAGCGTTACTACCTCAATGCGGTTGTATTCTGAAGCTATGAGCAATAAGAATAGAGGACTGGGATTGGATAA gtaCACCACAACTGTACCAACATGGGCGCTGCAAGCGAAAAACGAACTGTTCTACCAACCTCCAAACATTTTGCGCATAAAGTTCACTAACCTCCTTGGAAACACGGTATTGGACGATGGCGGCcattttatagcatttgaGCTCCCTGAAGTTTTCGTTAAGGATGTCTTCATGGCTGTACAGAAATTCAGATCCTGGCATGGCATGAAAACTGAACTTTAA